The proteins below are encoded in one region of Streptomyces cyanogenus:
- a CDS encoding GntR family transcriptional regulator yields the protein MVEYRIDRHSGVATYVQIVQQTKQALRMGLLRPGDRLPTAREVVEATAINPNTVLKAYRELEREGLVEARRGLGTFVRRSLGTAPADSPLRTELEAWADRARAAGLEREDVAALFTAVLDKHFQGDPT from the coding sequence ATGGTCGAGTACCGCATCGACCGGCACAGCGGCGTGGCCACCTATGTGCAGATCGTCCAGCAGACGAAGCAGGCCCTGCGCATGGGCCTGCTGCGGCCGGGCGACCGGCTGCCCACCGCGCGCGAGGTCGTGGAGGCCACCGCCATCAACCCCAACACCGTCCTGAAGGCCTACCGCGAGCTGGAACGCGAGGGCCTGGTGGAGGCCCGCCGCGGCCTCGGCACCTTCGTCCGGCGGTCCCTCGGCACCGCCCCCGCGGACTCCCCGCTGCGCACGGAACTGGAGGCCTGGGCGGACCGCGCCCGCGCCGCCGGGCTGGAGCGCGAGGACGTGGCCGCACTCTTCACTGCCGTACTCGACAAGCACTTCCAGGGAGACCCGACATGA
- a CDS encoding ABC transporter permease → MTAALGVTAPATPAPRQIRWLLRLHRPALCAWAVLVAGLAGALLWLWGPLTEAAAAAWHDYDTTCARGGPCRYDQDAILRYKDVYQYTTTALLLIPFLTAAWAGASLTGREVETGTARLAWTQGVTPLRWLAARLAVPAVLVTAGTGLLGMLHHVAWSAGHGRIDTAKPWEDVPTFYSGGPLIAGLALAGLLLGALVGLLVGRSLVALCVSALSVAALWIAVHISLPHLWPVSTSVSGRRGFPSYSGIKVEEGIVTSTGAHQPVSSCTVDLSPACRALNDHRGTAGFYIDYHPYSHRWPLQLATTGMLLAVAALLVLAALRLLHRRTTAGGTGAGREGRAA, encoded by the coding sequence GTGACCGCCGCCCTGGGCGTCACCGCCCCGGCCACCCCCGCCCCGCGCCAGATCCGCTGGCTGCTGCGCCTGCACCGCCCCGCCCTGTGCGCCTGGGCCGTCCTCGTCGCCGGCCTGGCCGGCGCGCTGCTGTGGCTGTGGGGCCCGCTCACCGAGGCCGCCGCGGCGGCCTGGCACGACTACGACACCACCTGCGCGCGCGGCGGCCCGTGCCGGTACGACCAGGACGCCATCCTGCGCTACAAGGACGTGTACCAGTACACGACCACCGCCCTCCTCCTGATCCCGTTCCTGACAGCCGCCTGGGCGGGCGCCTCCCTGACCGGCCGCGAGGTGGAGACGGGCACGGCACGCCTCGCCTGGACCCAGGGCGTCACCCCGCTCCGCTGGCTCGCCGCCCGGCTCGCGGTCCCGGCCGTCCTGGTCACCGCCGGCACCGGTCTCCTGGGGATGCTGCACCATGTGGCCTGGTCGGCGGGGCACGGCCGGATCGACACCGCCAAGCCCTGGGAGGACGTGCCCACCTTCTACTCGGGCGGCCCGCTGATCGCCGGTCTCGCGCTGGCCGGCCTGCTCCTCGGCGCCCTAGTCGGGCTTCTCGTGGGCCGCTCGCTGGTCGCGCTGTGCGTCTCCGCGCTCTCCGTGGCGGCGCTGTGGATCGCCGTCCACATCAGCCTGCCCCACCTGTGGCCGGTCTCCACCAGCGTCAGCGGGCGCCGGGGCTTCCCGTCGTACTCGGGCATCAAGGTCGAGGAGGGCATCGTCACCTCGACCGGCGCCCACCAGCCCGTCTCCTCCTGCACCGTCGACCTCAGTCCGGCCTGCCGCGCCCTCAACGACCACCGCGGCACCGCCGGCTTCTACATCGACTACCACCCCTACTCCCACCGCTGGCCCCTCCAGCTGGCCACGACCGGCATGCTCCTCGCCGTCGCCGCCCTGCTGGTCCTCGCCGCGCTGCGGCTGCTGCACCGCCGGACCACGGCGGGCGGCACCGGCGCCGGCCGCGAGGGGCGTGCCGCATGA
- a CDS encoding ABC transporter ATP-binding protein produces the protein MSSDTALRADALGKRFGLRGGWALRDCSFRLPAGRVCAVVGPNGAGKSTLLALAAGLTAPTEGSVTVLGTTPGAARPRVGYTAQDKPLYPQLTIAETLRMGADLNPGRWDAAGAEQVVAGGDLDPRARVRSLSGGQRTRVALALALGKRPDLLLLDEPMADLDPLARHELMGTLMGQAARYGTTIVMSSHVVAELEDSCDHLLLVGGGRIRLAGEIDDLLAAHLRVTGAGEPARLEAHTVIESRVTGRQLTALIRPAGPLTGDWRTATPSLEELVLAHLRNPGAPAPTPDQNAETARNAENEEHVA, from the coding sequence ATGAGCAGTGACACGGCGTTGAGGGCCGACGCTCTGGGGAAACGGTTCGGCCTCCGGGGCGGCTGGGCCCTGCGGGACTGCTCGTTCCGGCTGCCCGCCGGGCGCGTGTGCGCGGTCGTCGGCCCCAACGGCGCCGGCAAGTCCACCCTGCTTGCCCTGGCCGCCGGGCTCACCGCCCCCACCGAGGGCAGCGTGACCGTCCTCGGCACCACCCCGGGCGCCGCCCGCCCCCGGGTCGGCTACACAGCCCAGGACAAGCCGCTGTACCCGCAGCTCACCATCGCCGAGACCCTGCGCATGGGCGCCGACCTCAACCCCGGGCGCTGGGACGCCGCCGGCGCCGAGCAGGTCGTCGCGGGCGGCGACCTCGACCCCCGGGCCCGCGTCCGCTCCCTCTCCGGCGGGCAGCGCACCCGGGTCGCGCTCGCCCTCGCCCTCGGCAAGCGGCCCGATCTGCTGCTCCTGGACGAGCCGATGGCCGACCTCGACCCGCTGGCGCGGCACGAGCTGATGGGCACGCTGATGGGGCAGGCCGCCCGGTACGGCACCACCATCGTGATGTCCTCGCACGTCGTCGCCGAGCTGGAGGACTCCTGCGACCACCTGCTGCTCGTCGGCGGCGGCCGGATCCGGCTGGCCGGGGAGATCGACGACCTGCTCGCCGCCCACCTGCGGGTGACCGGCGCAGGCGAACCGGCCCGGCTGGAGGCGCACACCGTGATCGAGTCCCGGGTCACCGGCCGTCAGCTCACCGCGCTGATCCGCCCGGCCGGACCGCTCACCGGCGACTGGCGCACCGCCACGCCCTCCCTGGAGGAACTGGTCCTCGCCCACCTGCGCAACCCCGGCGCCCCCGCACCGACCCCGGACCAGAACGCCGAGACCGCCCGGAACGCCGAGAACGAGGAGCACGTCGCGTGA
- the mshD gene encoding mycothiol synthase codes for MSSDDSVRGFPARSIETTAALTPDRAEAVLSLIGEAARVDGQQPVSEQGRLQLRGGAREGVSHLLLAVDGELVGYAQLEDTDPVEAPAAELVVHPGHRGHGHGRALGAALLAASGKRLRVWAHGGHPAARHLAQVLGLTLFRELRQMRLPLAGLELPEPTLPEGVTVRTFVPGKDDAAWLEVNAAAFAHHPEQGSLTRRDLDDRKAQPWFDPAGFFLAERRGELIGFHWTKVHAEEGLGEVYVLGVRPGEQGGGLGKALTAVGLRHLAAQQVPTAMLYVDADNKAAVSVYERLGFTVHETDLMYRTET; via the coding sequence ATGAGCAGCGACGACTCCGTACGGGGCTTTCCCGCCCGCTCCATCGAGACCACTGCGGCGCTCACCCCGGACCGGGCCGAGGCCGTCCTGAGCCTGATCGGCGAGGCCGCCCGGGTGGACGGGCAGCAGCCGGTGTCCGAGCAGGGCCGGCTGCAGCTGCGCGGCGGGGCCCGGGAGGGCGTCTCGCATCTGCTGCTGGCCGTCGACGGCGAACTCGTCGGCTACGCCCAGTTGGAGGACACCGACCCGGTGGAGGCGCCGGCCGCCGAACTGGTCGTGCACCCCGGGCACCGCGGGCACGGGCACGGGCGGGCGCTGGGCGCGGCCCTGCTCGCCGCCTCCGGCAAGCGGCTGCGGGTGTGGGCGCACGGCGGCCACCCGGCCGCCCGGCATCTCGCCCAGGTGCTCGGTCTGACCCTGTTCCGTGAACTGCGCCAGATGCGGCTGCCGTTGGCCGGTCTGGAGCTGCCCGAGCCGACGCTGCCGGAGGGCGTGACGGTCCGCACCTTCGTGCCCGGCAAGGACGACGCGGCCTGGCTCGAGGTGAACGCCGCCGCCTTCGCCCACCACCCCGAACAGGGCTCGCTGACCCGGCGCGACCTGGACGACCGCAAGGCCCAGCCGTGGTTCGACCCGGCCGGGTTCTTCCTCGCCGAGCGGCGCGGCGAGCTGATCGGCTTCCACTGGACCAAGGTGCACGCGGAGGAGGGACTCGGCGAGGTGTACGTCCTCGGGGTGCGGCCCGGCGAGCAGGGCGGCGGTCTCGGCAAGGCCCTCACCGCCGTCGGCCTGCGCCACCTGGCCGCCCAGCAGGTGCCGACCGCCATGCTCTACGTCGACGCCGACAACAAGGCGGCGGTGTCGGTCTACGAGCGTCTGGGCTTCACGGTCCACGAGACGGACCTGATGTACCGCACCGAAACCTGA